The Rhizoctonia solani chromosome 4, complete sequence genome contains a region encoding:
- a CDS encoding DEAD/DEAH box helicase yields the protein MTSVESDIIVASHSKKSKKSKSKTEDATTNAEDTVMTNEDTQELSKKDKKKRKKSSDTSPEEDTNIDKAERKRRKREAGADPVPAAEENTIVEPAKESKEERKKRKAEKRAQREALAQSSSQNPTPVVDAPLPTPPPTASVSGSSTPTSSEVSAYLAKNNITIQSPSGEVVPILKFSQLASFGVDDRLIKATDKFKEPSFIQACSWPASLRGNDVVGIAETGSGKTLAFGLPALQHILSSSAAPAEQGSKKSKKSKKQSGTTEVTVLVVAPTRELAIQTQQTLHELGTPFGIGSVCLYGGEPKDGQRKALLSQNGDGRTTRIVVGTPGRLKDFVEEGVCDLSRVTYLVLDEADRMLDKGFENDIRSIIEKTAPMEKRQTLMFSATWPESVRRLASTFQRDPVRVTVGKDELQANSRVEQVVEVFDDVREKDRRLIQRLKELGHKPNASSPDRVLIFALYKKECDRVTQSLGSRGFYALSIHGDLSQSQRMKALEDFKTAKTTLLVATDVAARGLDIPEVKAVINYTFPLTVEEYIHRIGRTGRGGKSGKSVTFFTGADHERALAGEFARVLKDNGFDADPLKKFPMTIKKKTHGAYGAFFRDDIPADAAPKKIKF from the exons ATGACTTCAGTAGAATCTGATATAATCGTGGCATCTCACAGCAAGAAATCCAAAAAGTCCAAGTCGAAGACCGAGGATGCCACTACCAATGCTGAAGATACCGTTATGACCAACGAGGATACTCAGGAACTATCCAAGAAAGACAAGAAGAAGCGCAAAAAGTCCAGTGATACATCTCCGGAGGAGGATACCAATATCGACAAGGCGGAGCGCAAACGACGAAAGAGAGAGGCTGGTGCCGATCCTGTACCAGCGGCGGAGGAGAACACAATTGTGGAGCCAGCTAAGGAGTCTAAAGAAGAgcgcaagaagaggaaagcGGAGAAACGAGCGCAACGCGAGGCTCTTGCCCAATCTAGCTCTCAGAATCCTACTCCTGTGGTGGATGCGCCTCTGCCGACCCCTCCACCTACTGCTTCGGTTTCAGGCTCTTCTACCCCAACTTCCTCCGAGGTCTCCGCTTATCTTGCCAAGAACAACATTACTATACAGTCCCCATCTGGGGAGGTGGTTCCAATTCTCAAGTTCTCTCAGCTTGCGTCCTTTGGGGTAGATGACCGATTAATAAAAGCGACGGACAAATTCAAGGAGCCATCCTTTATTCAGGCGTGCTCTTGGCCGGCTTCACTGAGGGGTAATGATGTCGTAGGAATCGCCGAGACGGGAAG TGGTAAAACCCTGGCTTTCGGTCTCCCTGCATTACAACACATACTCTCATCTTCCGCAGCTCCTGCAGAGCAGGGCTCCAAAAAGTCGAAAAAGTCGAAAAAGCAGTCTGGGACGACCGAGGTCACAGTACTGGTCGTTGCACCAACTCGCGAACTTGCTATTCAAACTCAACAGACCTTACATGAGTTGGGCACACCTTTTGGGATAGGCAGTGTATGTCTATACGGTGGTGAACCTAAAGATGGACAGCGTAAAGCCCTATTGTCTCAAAATGGCGATGGGCGGACAACTCGTATAGTGGTTGGAACACCCGGACGTCTAAAGGATTTTGTTGAGGAAGGAGTATGTGATCTCAGCCG GGTAACCTACCTCGTGCTAGATGAAGCAGACCGCATGTTAGATAAAGGGTTTGAGAATGATATTCGATCTATTATCGAGAAGACAGCGCCCATGGAGAAGCGGCAGACGTTGATGT TCAGTGCTACTTGGCCCGAATCTGTACGACGCCTGGCAAGCACGTTCCAGAGAGATCCTGTCCGTGTGACTGTTGGGAAAGATGAGCTCCAGGCCAACAGTCGTGTCGAACAAG TTGTCGAGGTCTTCGACGATGTGCGCGAAAAAGATCGCCGGTTGATTCAGCGGCTCAAAGAGCTCGGACACAAACCAAACGCCTCCAGCCCTGACAGAGTGTTGATTTTTGCATTATACAAGAAAGAATGCGACCGCGTTACTCAGTCGCTTGGGTCGAGAGGGTTCTACGCTCTGTCCATTCATGGCGATCTAAGCCAGTCACAACGCATGAAGGCGCTTGAAGATTTCAAGACCGCAAAAACGACACTATTAGTGGCCACTGACGTAGCGGCAAGAGGATTGGATATTCCGGAGGTCAAAGCAGTGATCAACTACACGTTTCCGCTGACAGTTGAGGAGTATATTCATCGGATTGGAAGAACGG GGCGCGGAGGAAAGAGTGGCAAAAGCGTCACATTCTTCACCGGTGCTGACCATGAACGTGCTCTTGCTGGCGAGTTTGCACGAGTTTTGAAAGACAACGGCTTTGACGCCGACCCCCTAAAGAAG TTCCCGATGACCATCAAAAAGAAAACACATGGCGCTTACGGCGCATTCTTCAGAGATGACATTCCTGCCGACGCAGCTCCCAAAAAGATCAAATTTTAA